The Streptomyces sp. NBC_01439 genome contains the following window.
TGTCCTTTCCGAAGCCGCTGGCCTTGTAGCCCCCGTGGGGCATCTCGCTGATGATCGGAATGTGGTCGTTGACCCAGACGCAGCCCGCCTTGATCTCGCGGGTGGCCCGGTTCGCCCGGTAGAGGTCACGGCTCCAGGCGGAGGCCGCGAGTCCGTACGGGGTGTCGTTGGCGAGCGCGAGGCCCTCGTCGTCGGTGTCGAAGGGCAGGACGACGAGGACCGGGCCGAAGATCTCGGACTGGACCACCTCGCTGTCCTGGGCGGCGCCGGCGATGAGGGTGGGGCGGTAGTACGCGCCCTCGGCGAGGTCCCCGGCCGGGATCTCGCCGCCGGTGACGACGGTGGCGTAGGCGCGGGCGCGCTCGACGAAGGCGGCCACCCGGTCGCGCTGGGCGTGCGAGACCAGCGGGCCCAGGTCGGTGGTGGGCGCGAAGGGGTCGCCGAGGCGGACGCCCTCCATCAGCTCGGCCACCCGGGCGACGAAGGCGTCGTACAGGGGGCGCTGGACGTAGGCACGGGTGGCGGCCGTGCAGTCCTGGCCGGTGTTGATGAGGGAGGCGGCGACGGCGCCGTGCGCGGCGGCCTCCGGGTCGGCGTCGTCGAAGACGAGGAAGGGGGCCTTGCCGCCGAGCTCCAGGTGGAGCCGCTTGACGGTGGCGGTGGCGATCTCGGCGACCCGCTTGCCGACGGCGGTGGAGCCGGTGAAGGAGGTCATCACCACGTCGGGGTGGCCCACCAGGTGCTCTCCGGCCTCGCGGCCGGCACCGGTGACGATGTTGATCACGCCGTCGGGCAGGCCCGCGTCCTTGGCCGCCTGCGCGAACATCAGGGAGGTCAGCGGGGTGAGCTCGGCGGGCTTGAGGACGATGGTGTTGCCCGCGGCGATCGCCGGAAGGATCTTCCAGGCGGCCATCTGGAGCGGATAGTTCCAGGGCGCGATCGAGCCGACGACCCCGATGGCCTCGCGGCGTACGTAGGAGGTGTG
Protein-coding sequences here:
- a CDS encoding gamma-aminobutyraldehyde dehydrogenase; protein product: MGNRFQVKDRFADGAQYIDGRLRSGTSGQSHTVVDPATGDEVLTYELASTADVDEAVAAAKRAFPGWSGATPGERSDALHRLAAVLAEQAEDFAYAESLQCGKPIKLSTEFDVPGTIDNTTFFAGAARHLQGQAAAEYSGDHTSYVRREAIGVVGSIAPWNYPLQMAAWKILPAIAAGNTIVLKPAELTPLTSLMFAQAAKDAGLPDGVINIVTGAGREAGEHLVGHPDVVMTSFTGSTAVGKRVAEIATATVKRLHLELGGKAPFLVFDDADPEAAAHGAVAASLINTGQDCTAATRAYVQRPLYDAFVARVAELMEGVRLGDPFAPTTDLGPLVSHAQRDRVAAFVERARAYATVVTGGEIPAGDLAEGAYYRPTLIAGAAQDSEVVQSEIFGPVLVVLPFDTDDEGLALANDTPYGLAASAWSRDLYRANRATREIKAGCVWVNDHIPIISEMPHGGYKASGFGKDMSTYSFEEYTQVKHVMYDNTAVAEKDWHRTIFGDRP